The Chryseobacterium geocarposphaerae genome has a window encoding:
- a CDS encoding beta-ketoacyl-[acyl-carrier-protein] synthase family protein, with translation MGQKIAITGMGIISAIGNNVEENLNSLKSGKHGISDISLFETRHVGNIKTGEIKLSNEELVKKLQLKEDNNATRTALLGMVAAKEAVESAGISDINEYKTGLISSTSVGGMDITEKYFYTYEDFPEKQKYIDAHDAGNSSLLIADYLGLKGMVSTISTACSSAANAIMMGAKLIKNGVLDRVIVGGTDSLSKFTLNGFNTLMILTDSYNTPFDNNRKGLNLGEAAAFIVLESDEIVKKENKKVIGYLSGYGNANDAHHQTASSENGQGAYLAMEKALKVSGLDKENIDYINVHGTATPNNDLSEGIAMIRIFGENNVPEFSSTKAFTGHTLAAAAGIEAVYSLLAIQNNLIFPNLNFKTKMEEFDLTPVTELKEKNINHVLSNSFGFGGNCSTLIFSKS, from the coding sequence ATGGGTCAAAAAATTGCCATAACAGGAATGGGCATCATTTCCGCTATTGGAAACAATGTGGAGGAAAATTTGAATTCGTTAAAATCCGGAAAACATGGGATTTCAGACATTAGCTTGTTTGAGACTCGTCATGTTGGAAATATTAAAACGGGCGAAATCAAATTGTCTAATGAAGAACTTGTGAAAAAACTTCAGCTAAAAGAAGATAATAACGCTACAAGAACTGCTTTATTAGGAATGGTTGCCGCAAAAGAAGCCGTAGAAAGTGCTGGGATTTCCGACATTAATGAATATAAAACCGGCCTGATTTCTTCAACAAGCGTTGGCGGAATGGACATCACCGAAAAATATTTCTACACCTACGAAGACTTCCCTGAAAAGCAAAAATATATTGATGCTCACGATGCAGGAAACTCATCATTACTGATTGCAGATTATTTAGGCCTAAAAGGCATGGTTTCAACAATCAGTACGGCTTGTTCGTCTGCAGCCAATGCCATTATGATGGGTGCAAAACTCATTAAAAACGGTGTTTTAGACCGAGTGATTGTTGGTGGAACCGATTCCCTTTCAAAATTTACGTTAAATGGTTTTAATACGTTAATGATTTTAACGGATTCTTACAATACCCCTTTCGACAACAATAGAAAAGGGCTAAATCTTGGTGAAGCTGCCGCTTTCATCGTTTTAGAATCTGATGAAATCGTGAAAAAAGAAAATAAAAAAGTCATCGGTTATCTTTCCGGATATGGAAACGCGAACGATGCACATCACCAGACTGCATCTTCGGAAAACGGGCAGGGAGCTTATTTAGCAATGGAAAAAGCCTTGAAAGTTTCCGGTTTAGATAAAGAAAATATTGATTATATCAATGTTCACGGAACGGCAACTCCGAATAATGATTTGTCCGAAGGAATTGCGATGATCAGAATTTTTGGAGAAAACAATGTTCCTGAATTTAGTTCTACGAAAGCTTTTACAGGCCATACTTTGGCCGCAGCGGCGGGGATTGAAGCGGTGTATTCTTTATTGGCCATTCAAAATAATTTGATTTTTCCAAATCTGAATTTTAAAACTAAAATGGAAGAATTTGATTTAACGCCTGTGACGGAACTCAAAGAGAAAAATATTAACCATGTTCTTTCCAATTCGTTTGGTTTTGGAGGAAATTGTTCAACTTTAATTTTCTCAAAATCATGA
- a CDS encoding phosphopantetheine-binding protein, translating to MENLREELKHKIIEVLNLEDVAVEEIKDTDPLFGGGLGLDSIDALELIVLLDKEYGIKLADPKKGKEIFSSIDTMAKFIEENRTK from the coding sequence ATGGAAAACTTAAGAGAAGAATTAAAGCACAAAATCATCGAAGTTCTTAATTTAGAAGACGTTGCAGTAGAAGAAATCAAAGATACGGATCCGTTATTTGGAGGAGGTCTTGGATTGGATTCTATCGATGCGCTGGAATTGATCGTGCTTTTGGATAAAGAATACGGAATCAAATTAGCCGATCCGAAAAAAGGGAAAGAAATTTTCTCTTCGATCGACACCATGGCGAAATTCATTGAAGAAAACAGAACGAAATAA
- a CDS encoding 3-oxoacyl-ACP synthase, which translates to MKKTDICTVENSKIILNNEIIFETKTENFSDFVKEAYKSLELNYPKFHKMDNLSKLAFLASEMILKNEEHSRTALVFANKSSSLDTDFKYQESINSQENYFPSPAVFVYTLPNICVGEISIKHKMQTENAFFVLDEFDEQFLNDYSEQILQSGKADKVLCGWVELYQESYNAFVYLLTL; encoded by the coding sequence ATGAAGAAAACAGACATCTGCACCGTAGAAAATTCAAAAATAATTCTCAACAACGAAATTATCTTTGAAACTAAAACTGAAAATTTTTCAGATTTTGTAAAAGAAGCTTACAAAAGTTTAGAATTGAATTATCCGAAATTTCATAAAATGGATAATTTGAGTAAACTCGCTTTTTTAGCTTCTGAAATGATTTTAAAAAATGAAGAACACAGCAGGACAGCTTTGGTTTTTGCTAACAAATCATCAAGTTTAGATACCGATTTTAAATATCAGGAAAGCATCAATTCTCAGGAAAATTATTTCCCGAGCCCTGCCGTTTTTGTGTATACGTTACCTAATATTTGCGTTGGGGAAATCAGTATTAAACATAAAATGCAGACAGAGAATGCTTTTTTTGTTTTGGATGAATTTGATGAACAATTTTTAAACGATTACTCAGAACAGATTTTACAGTCAGGCAAGGCTGATAAAGTATTGTGTGGCTGGGTAGAACTCTATCAAGAAAGTTATAATGCTTTCGTATATTTGCTGACATTATAA
- a CDS encoding beta-ketoacyl synthase N-terminal-like domain-containing protein gives MKKEVYITDYNCVTPLGFDVSSNWNALLEGKSGVALHKIIENQEPFYASMIDSEKLNEEFNEFFDRAQNDNLEFTRLEKMFLLSLKPLVEKHQISEETVFILSTTKGNISLLKNQETLPEGVFLSNLAQKIADFFGFKTKPIVVSNACVSGVMAIAVAKNMIQAGKYKDAFVIAGDEISEFVISGFNSFQAIGTEICKPYDKNRDGINIGEATAAVYITSQCEERSDEAISNEKFSFKVLGDSAINDANHISGPSRTGEGLFASIKNAMTEANIPTEKIDFISAHGTATIYNDEMEAIAFNRMNLQNVPLNSMKGYYGHCLGASGLLESIISMESALNNTLIPSKNFEETGTSQPLNIIKENQPAEIKYILKTASGFGGCNAAIVLEKC, from the coding sequence ATGAAGAAGGAAGTTTACATTACAGATTACAACTGCGTCACGCCTTTAGGTTTTGATGTTTCTTCAAATTGGAATGCTCTTTTGGAAGGAAAATCTGGAGTAGCTTTACATAAGATCATAGAAAATCAGGAGCCTTTTTATGCTTCTATGATTGATTCGGAAAAATTGAATGAAGAGTTTAATGAATTCTTCGACAGAGCTCAAAATGACAATTTGGAATTCACACGACTTGAAAAAATGTTTTTATTAAGTTTAAAACCTTTGGTTGAAAAACATCAGATTTCAGAAGAAACGGTTTTTATTTTATCAACTACAAAAGGAAATATCAGCTTATTAAAAAATCAGGAAACTTTACCGGAAGGCGTTTTCCTTTCAAACTTGGCTCAAAAAATTGCTGACTTTTTCGGATTTAAAACAAAACCGATTGTGGTTTCTAATGCCTGTGTTTCAGGAGTTATGGCGATTGCTGTTGCGAAAAATATGATCCAGGCAGGAAAATATAAAGATGCTTTTGTCATTGCCGGAGATGAAATTTCGGAATTTGTGATTTCTGGTTTCAATTCTTTTCAGGCGATCGGAACAGAAATTTGTAAACCCTACGACAAAAATCGTGACGGAATTAACATCGGTGAAGCAACTGCAGCGGTTTATATTACTAGTCAATGCGAGGAACGAAGTGACGAAGCAATCTCAAACGAAAAATTTAGTTTTAAAGTTTTAGGAGATTCAGCAATTAACGATGCGAACCATATTTCGGGACCATCAAGAACCGGTGAAGGATTGTTTGCAAGCATTAAAAATGCAATGACAGAAGCCAATATCCCGACAGAAAAAATTGATTTTATTTCTGCACACGGAACAGCAACAATATATAACGACGAAATGGAAGCCATCGCTTTCAATAGAATGAACTTGCAGAATGTTCCATTAAATAGTATGAAAGGCTATTACGGACACTGTTTAGGAGCTTCCGGGTTATTGGAAAGCATCATTTCAATGGAATCTGCCTTGAACAATACTTTAATACCATCTAAAAATTTCGAAGAAACGGGGACTTCCCAACCTTTGAATATTATTAAAGAAAACCAACCTGCGGAAATTAAATATATTTTGAAAACGGCCTCAGGTTTTGGTGGTTGTAATGCTGCAATTGTTTTAGAAAAATGCTAA
- a CDS encoding acyl-CoA thioesterase: MQSKENLICTEEVRVRFNETDPLGIVWHGHYIVYFEDGREAFGRQHGLTYLDIQKAGYVTPIVKSTCEHFLPLKYGETFKIVTTFVNSNSAKLIYRYELFNEDNKLVCSGETIQVFLDSDNNLCLYNPDFFQAWKDKMGLS, encoded by the coding sequence ATGCAGTCTAAAGAAAATTTAATTTGTACAGAAGAAGTCCGCGTAAGATTCAACGAAACAGATCCGTTGGGAATTGTCTGGCATGGACATTACATCGTGTATTTTGAAGACGGAAGAGAAGCTTTCGGAAGACAGCACGGTTTGACGTATCTTGATATTCAGAAAGCAGGTTACGTTACACCGATCGTAAAAAGCACCTGTGAACATTTTCTTCCTTTAAAATACGGGGAAACCTTTAAAATTGTAACCACTTTTGTTAATTCAAATTCTGCAAAATTGATTTACAGATACGAGCTTTTTAACGAAGACAATAAATTGGTCTGCTCAGGAGAAACCATTCAGGTTTTCCTAGATTCTGACAATAATTTATGTTTGTATAATCCTGATTTTTTTCAGGCCTGGAAAGATAAAATGGGATTATCATGA
- a CDS encoding GxxExxY protein — protein MNENEISKVIFDSGLKVHRQLGAGLLESAYEECLYYELQKSGLLIEKQKPMPLIYDDIKLNIGYRIDLLVERKVVVEIKSVESLNEIHIAQVLTYLKLSNCKLGLLINFNSVLFKNGVKRLINGTI, from the coding sequence ATGAATGAAAATGAGATTTCAAAAGTTATATTTGATTCCGGATTAAAAGTTCATCGCCAACTTGGAGCTGGACTTTTAGAAAGCGCATACGAAGAATGTCTGTACTATGAGTTACAGAAATCCGGATTGCTAATCGAAAAACAGAAACCAATGCCATTAATTTATGATGATATAAAACTTAACATTGGCTATAGGATTGATTTATTGGTTGAGAGAAAAGTTGTTGTTGAAATAAAATCCGTAGAATCATTAAATGAAATTCATATTGCTCAAGTTTTAACGTATTTAAAATTAAGCAATTGCAAGTTGGGTTTATTGATTAATTTTAACTCAGTTTTATTTAAAAATGGTGTTAAAAGATTAATCAACGGAACGATATAA
- a CDS encoding ABC transporter permease: MLLYKLWRSFVKEILLLKRDIGGIVIIFVMPLLLIITITLIQDSTFKNLEGSKIPIIFIDNDKSEVSKNIKQELESSKTFELLTNFTEQSAQNAVFGGDYQMAIVIPKNLTKDINSNIDSKVQTIVSSFGLETDSSAVKKTVSKAKDIHLYFDPATNIGFKNNVMNAVNKMVFEIENKKIYKAFQDQLGTTENLEENKNLISFKEITPKKGNMDVMPNSVQHNVPAWALFAIFFIVVPLSINLVKEKSQGTSVRARISPTPYFIHILGKTFTYLIICVIQFLLMVAVGIYLFPYMDLPQFDVTGKMLQLIVVTLFSGLAAIGFGVLLGTVADTQEQSAPFGATSVVVLAAVGGIWVPVFLMPEFMQTIAKFSPMNWGLNAYYDIILRNSGIGGIAKEITFLFLFYVAMVAISLFYERKQNAV; the protein is encoded by the coding sequence ATGTTGTTGTATAAACTGTGGAGAAGTTTCGTTAAGGAAATCCTTTTGCTGAAAAGAGATATTGGAGGAATCGTCATTATTTTCGTCATGCCTTTACTGTTGATTATCACGATTACTTTGATTCAGGATTCTACGTTTAAAAATCTGGAAGGTTCAAAAATCCCGATTATTTTTATTGATAATGACAAGTCAGAAGTTTCAAAAAATATAAAACAGGAGCTCGAAAGCAGCAAAACATTTGAGTTACTAACCAATTTTACGGAACAATCCGCTCAGAATGCTGTTTTTGGTGGCGATTATCAAATGGCGATTGTTATTCCTAAGAATTTAACGAAAGATATCAATTCAAATATTGATTCTAAAGTTCAGACCATCGTGAGTTCATTCGGTCTGGAAACGGATTCTTCCGCCGTGAAGAAAACGGTTTCAAAAGCGAAAGATATTCATCTGTATTTTGATCCGGCTACGAATATCGGCTTCAAAAACAATGTCATGAATGCCGTAAACAAAATGGTTTTTGAGATCGAAAATAAAAAGATTTACAAAGCTTTCCAGGATCAGCTGGGGACGACGGAAAACCTGGAAGAAAATAAAAATTTGATCAGCTTTAAAGAAATCACCCCGAAAAAAGGCAACATGGATGTCATGCCGAATTCCGTTCAGCACAACGTCCCGGCTTGGGCTTTGTTTGCGATTTTCTTTATTGTTGTACCATTGTCTATTAATTTAGTGAAAGAAAAAAGCCAGGGAACGAGCGTGAGAGCGAGAATCAGTCCGACTCCTTACTTTATCCATATTTTAGGAAAAACGTTTACGTATCTTATCATTTGTGTTATTCAGTTTTTACTGATGGTGGCGGTAGGAATTTACCTTTTTCCTTATATGGATTTACCACAGTTTGACGTGACAGGAAAAATGTTGCAACTTATTGTTGTGACCTTATTTTCAGGTTTGGCAGCCATTGGTTTTGGTGTTTTATTGGGAACTGTTGCCGATACACAGGAACAGTCTGCGCCTTTTGGGGCAACTTCGGTTGTCGTTTTGGCGGCTGTCGGAGGAATTTGGGTTCCGGTATTTTTAATGCCTGAATTTATGCAGACGATCGCCAAATTCTCTCCTATGAACTGGGGCTTGAATGCGTATTACGATATCATTTTAAGAAACAGCGGAATCGGCGGAATTGCTAAAGAAATCACTTTCTTATTTTTATTTTATGTAGCCATGGTCGCTATTTCATTATTTTACGAAAGAAAACAAAATGCAGTTTAA
- a CDS encoding ABC transporter ATP-binding protein, which translates to MENFIEIKNLYKKYKNAEEFSVNDISLNIDKDEIYGILGPNGAGKTTLISMLSGLIKPTSGSFKINGLTPQKDGFKLRQIIGIVPQEYALYPTLTAKENLMFFGSLYGLSHKKLRNAIDESLEIMGLSKFDDKKVEQFSGGMKRRCNLIAGTLHNPKVLFLDEPTVGVDVQSKKAIIDHLLDLNKKGTCIIYTSHHLSEAEEFCTKIAIIDHGKIHAVGTPEELVNRVTNAENLEDVFISLTGKELRDVVV; encoded by the coding sequence ATGGAGAATTTTATTGAGATTAAAAATTTATATAAAAAATATAAAAATGCAGAAGAGTTTTCTGTAAATGATATTTCGTTGAATATTGATAAAGACGAAATCTACGGAATTCTCGGGCCCAACGGAGCGGGAAAAACAACATTGATTTCCATGCTTTCAGGTTTAATAAAACCAACATCAGGAAGCTTTAAAATCAATGGATTAACTCCTCAAAAAGATGGTTTTAAATTAAGACAGATCATTGGAATCGTTCCTCAGGAATATGCTTTGTATCCAACTTTGACCGCTAAAGAAAACTTAATGTTTTTTGGAAGTCTGTATGGCTTAAGTCACAAAAAATTAAGAAATGCTATTGATGAATCTTTGGAAATCATGGGTTTGTCAAAATTCGACGATAAAAAAGTAGAACAGTTTTCAGGCGGAATGAAGCGTCGCTGCAATCTGATTGCGGGAACACTTCACAATCCGAAGGTTCTTTTTCTGGACGAACCAACCGTTGGCGTTGATGTTCAGTCAAAAAAAGCCATCATCGACCACCTTTTGGATCTGAATAAAAAAGGAACCTGTATCATTTATACCTCGCATCACCTTTCAGAAGCGGAGGAATTCTGTACGAAAATTGCCATCATCGATCACGGAAAAATTCATGCGGTAGGAACCCCTGAAGAATTGGTGAACAGAGTAACAAATGCCGAAAACTTAGAAGATGTTTTCATTTCATTAACCGGAAAAGAATTAAGGGATGTTGTTGTATAA
- a CDS encoding BtrH N-terminal domain-containing protein: MKLNFEHHQTAHCENGVASNLLLNKGLKLSEPMIFGIGSGLFFVYLPFLKVNFAPGFSYRPMPGAIFSKAAKRLGIKIKRIKFSNPAEAQKALEKNLENNIPTGLQVGVFNLTYFPEEYKFHFNAHNLVVYGKEDGKFLISDPVMDYTTTLTEAELEKVRYAKGALPPKGHMYYPTYIPENVNLEEAIKKGIKDTCKNMLAPVPIIGVKAMRWVAKSIPKWAAKKGTKTTNHYLGQLIRMQEEIGTGGGGFRFIYGAFLQEAAVILKNDKLRELSKEITAIGDLWRDFAVDIARVYKNRNSKSDIYNQLSKTMLHIADLEEAFYKKLRKAI, translated from the coding sequence ATGAAACTTAATTTTGAACACCATCAGACCGCACATTGCGAAAACGGTGTCGCCTCTAATTTACTATTAAACAAAGGGTTAAAACTCAGCGAACCCATGATCTTCGGAATCGGTTCCGGATTGTTCTTTGTGTATCTTCCTTTTTTAAAAGTGAATTTCGCTCCCGGTTTCAGTTATCGCCCGATGCCAGGTGCGATTTTCAGCAAAGCGGCAAAAAGACTGGGAATAAAAATTAAAAGAATCAAATTCTCAAATCCGGCAGAAGCCCAAAAAGCGCTGGAAAAAAATTTAGAAAATAATATCCCGACAGGACTTCAGGTTGGCGTTTTCAACCTCACCTATTTTCCTGAAGAATATAAATTCCACTTCAATGCCCATAACCTTGTTGTTTACGGAAAAGAAGACGGAAAATTCCTGATCAGTGATCCTGTGATGGATTACACCACTACGCTTACCGAAGCCGAACTGGAGAAAGTAAGATATGCAAAAGGCGCTCTTCCGCCGAAAGGTCATATGTACTACCCTACTTACATTCCCGAAAATGTAAATCTGGAAGAAGCGATCAAAAAAGGGATTAAAGATACCTGTAAAAATATGTTGGCTCCCGTTCCGATCATTGGAGTAAAAGCGATGCGATGGGTGGCCAAAAGCATCCCGAAATGGGCGGCAAAAAAAGGAACAAAAACAACCAATCATTATTTGGGACAACTGATCAGAATGCAGGAAGAAATCGGAACCGGAGGAGGTGGTTTCAGATTTATTTACGGAGCTTTCTTACAGGAAGCTGCGGTGATCCTTAAAAATGATAAATTGAGAGAGCTTTCTAAAGAAATTACAGCAATTGGTGATCTTTGGAGAGATTTCGCGGTGGATATTGCACGAGTTTACAAAAACAGAAACTCGAAAAGCGATATTTACAACCAGCTATCAAAAACGATGCTTCATATTGCAGATCTGGAAGAAGCTTTCTATAAAAAACTGAGAAAAGCGATCTAA
- a CDS encoding ABC transporter permease: MEIKEENIINIHNFLPHREPMLMADYILELTQEKVITSFEIKEDNVFVHNNEFVEAGLIENLAQTCSSILGQSFFENPDADTKVIGFITNIKKIEVFALPKVGDKIISKASLISQFENICHIFCETFNNDELLIRAEINLFIQEVKH, from the coding sequence ATGGAAATCAAGGAAGAAAATATCATCAATATCCACAACTTTTTGCCGCATCGCGAACCGATGCTAATGGCGGATTATATTTTGGAATTAACCCAGGAAAAAGTGATCACTTCCTTTGAAATAAAAGAAGACAATGTTTTTGTTCACAACAATGAATTCGTTGAGGCTGGTTTGATCGAAAATCTAGCACAGACCTGTTCATCCATTCTCGGACAAAGCTTCTTCGAAAATCCTGATGCAGACACAAAGGTAATCGGTTTCATTACCAATATTAAGAAAATTGAAGTCTTTGCCTTACCGAAAGTGGGTGATAAGATCATTTCAAAAGCCTCTTTGATTTCTCAGTTTGAAAATATATGCCATATCTTCTGTGAGACATTTAACAATGATGAATTGTTGATACGGGCTGAAATTAATTTGTTTATTCAAGAAGTAAAACACTAA
- a CDS encoding beta-ketoacyl-ACP synthase III — protein sequence MYDVFITKASKYLPNEPVSNDEMETYLGYINGAKSKAKALILRNNKITTRYYALDKEGNPTHTNAQITAKAIEGLFDENFKKEDMKLLSVGTTSPDQIQPSHASMVHGELNIGRSIEINTATGLCNSGMNALNYGFLSVKAGVQEKAVCAGSERMSAWMTADKFNHEAENLILLEERPIIAFKREFLRWMLSDGAGAFLLENKPRENATNLKVEWIDFYSYAHEIEACMYAGCEKQEDGSLKSWADYPSDEWLKQSIFALKQDTKILDKYILVKGAESLRSSFDKHNLDPETVDHVLAHISSGYFKEGLKEEFANVGLDFPWEKWFYNLSEVGNIGAGSIFIAVEELMNSGKLKKGEKVLLCVPESGRFAYSCALLTVC from the coding sequence ATGTACGACGTATTTATAACAAAAGCATCAAAATACTTACCCAATGAGCCGGTTTCTAATGACGAAATGGAAACGTATCTTGGTTATATAAATGGCGCAAAATCTAAAGCAAAAGCACTTATTTTAAGAAATAATAAAATTACGACAAGATATTATGCTTTAGACAAAGAAGGAAACCCTACTCATACGAATGCTCAGATCACAGCAAAAGCGATTGAGGGACTTTTTGATGAAAATTTCAAAAAGGAAGACATGAAATTATTGTCTGTCGGAACAACATCACCCGATCAGATTCAGCCTTCCCACGCTTCAATGGTTCATGGTGAGCTCAACATCGGAAGATCTATTGAAATTAATACCGCAACAGGACTTTGCAACTCTGGGATGAATGCTCTGAACTACGGATTCCTTTCCGTGAAAGCAGGAGTTCAGGAAAAAGCTGTTTGTGCAGGTTCTGAAAGAATGTCGGCCTGGATGACGGCAGATAAATTCAACCATGAAGCAGAAAATTTAATCTTACTGGAAGAAAGACCCATCATTGCTTTCAAAAGAGAATTCCTGAGATGGATGCTTTCCGACGGAGCAGGAGCTTTCTTGCTGGAAAATAAACCAAGAGAAAACGCAACGAATTTAAAAGTAGAATGGATCGATTTCTATTCTTACGCTCACGAGATCGAAGCTTGTATGTACGCTGGTTGCGAAAAGCAGGAAGACGGAAGCCTGAAATCCTGGGCAGATTACCCATCAGACGAATGGTTGAAGCAGTCGATTTTTGCATTAAAGCAGGACACAAAAATTTTAGATAAATATATTCTGGTAAAAGGTGCTGAAAGTTTAAGATCATCTTTTGATAAGCATAATTTAGATCCTGAAACTGTAGACCATGTTTTGGCGCATATTTCCTCTGGATATTTTAAAGAAGGACTAAAAGAAGAATTTGCCAATGTAGGTTTAGATTTCCCTTGGGAAAAATGGTTCTACAATCTTTCTGAAGTTGGAAATATCGGAGCTGGATCAATCTTCATCGCTGTGGAAGAATTAATGAATTCAGGAAAGCTGAAAAAAGGAGAAAAAGTGCTTCTTTGTGTTCCTGAGAGTGGGAGATTCGCATATTCATGTGCTTTGTTAACGGTTTGCTAA